The genomic region CAAGGTTGAGATTTCAGTTACATGAAAGCTGAACTTTTTTTAATCTTACGTTTCAGTTGAACTGCATTGGCCTGGCGTGTTCGATTGCATAGGCAATGCTTTTCAATAAGGGGTATTTTTTTATCTGTGCATTAAGTTCGGCAAGATATTCCTGCCAATCATAAGCAACATGCCGAAATTCGACTTTTTTTCCATCCAATATGGCATATGAGGCCCTTCGGTCTCCATCAAAGGCATAACCGATTGCCCCTGGGTTGATGATTCTCTTTCCCATCGTGCTGAAATCGCAGGAATGGTGGGTATGTCCGGCAAGGATGATATGTGCCTGTTCCTTTGATAATTTTTGTTTCAGTTCGTGGCTGAGGCTTCCTTTATCAGACAGGCTTTCCTTGAATGAGTAGGGGCTTCCATGGCAACAGAGGAAATCCTGCAGGGGACGGGCAATCGGCCACGAAGCAATTGTTTCCTTTGCAAGAGAAGTAAGTCTGTCATCGCAGAACAGGATCAGATCGAGCAGTTCCTGCTCAAATTCGGAAGATGGAGTGAAAGTTTTTACTTCCTCAAGGTTCCCGTCGGTATTTCCTTTTATACAGATGATGGGGTTGAGTTGTTCCAGTGCATCAAAGCATTCTTGGGGATACAGGCCGAGAAAGACCAGATCACCTAAAAAGATGACACCATCGATATCTTGCAGGGATAAGTCCTTGATAACCGCAGTAAATGCCGGCAGGTTTCCGTGTATGTCACTGATACAGGCGTAACGCATATTTTCCCTCCGATATGCAAAAGCAGATGCATCTTTGCAAGATTATTCTCACTATAGACTTATGAACTTTCAATGTCGATAAGGCGTGCTTGGAATTGAGTTTTTTTGTTTTGCGCAACTGTCTTCGGTTGTGTTCTGTGTAAGCCCACGGTACAATCGGGCTATGAATGATGAAATTGCCGGCAATGAGCCAAGACATGTACGGAGGGGGTATTGTCCTTCGGACGAACAGCAGTTTACAGGAGAATCTCGATTACGCTTGGAATCGGGAGCAGAAGATATCATATATCTTCTTGACCGTGGCTATAGTATGGACAGTGCAATTTCCTTTGTCGGTAACCATAGGAGGCTTACTGCTCGTCAGCGGCTTGCCTTGATGCGGCTTTCTGCTTCAACGCAACAAATTGAAGGACGTAGTGCCCGTTGTCTTCCTTCTGTTGCCTTACAGGAAAGCGATGTCTATATTGACGGATTCAATATCATCATTACTTTGGAAACGGCACTTTCACATTCACTGCTTCTGTCGGGACGTGATAGAGTGGTAAGGGACCTTGCTGGAGTGCGGGGAACCTACAGGATCATCGATGTCACGGAATCTGCCATACGTCTGCTTTTTTCTTTTCTTGCTTCACTTTCTGTCCGTAAGGCAACGATATTGCTTGATGCTCCGGTATCCAATTCTGGAAGGCTTTCATGGTTGCTTGAGCAGCTTGCTGGTATGTATCCGTTGCAAGTAGACTCCATGGCCGTACCAGATGCAGACCGGATCTTGGGCAAACAGGAATGTGTCATGACCGGAGACAGTGTTATTTTGGATCGCTGTTCCCATTGGTATAACCTTGTCCGAAACATGTTGCCGCTCCTGGGAGATTACTGGCTTTTTGATTTATGAAATCCTTGGAAACGGATTAATTCCTAGTATTTTAGTATAAAATTACGCAGAACACTTGACAACAGGGATTTCATTGTATAAAATCCTATTAAAATAATAGGAATATAGGAAGGACAGTATATGCAGACAGCAAAAAGCATTGTAGATTTAATCGGCAACACGCCGTTGGTAGAACTGAAGCTATCGACCGATAGAATTTCCGACGTCAGATTGCTGGCGAAACTTGAGCAGGCCAATGCAACAGGTAGTGTCAAGGCAAGGATTGCAAAGGCAATGATCGAGGGGGCGGAAGAAAGAGGAGAGCTCAAGCCTGGATCGGTAATTATCGAGGCCACAAGCGGAAATACCGGAGTGGCTTTGAGCGCCATAGGAGTAAGCAAGGGTTACAGGACCATCATTGTCATGCCTTCGTCTATGAGCGAGGAAAGACGTCAGTTGATTGCAGCCTATGGGGCGGAACTGGTACTGACTGATGGTAGTCTCGGCATGAAAGGTGCGATAGAAAAGGCTCAGGCACTTTCCCAGGAGATTCCTGGAAGTTTCATACCATCCCAGTTTACCAATGCAGACAATCCGAAAGTCCACTACCGGACTACGGGACCTGAAATCTGGAAAGCTACCGAGGGCAAGGTTGATGTTCTCGTTGCCGGTGTAGGAACAGGCGGGACTTTGACCGGTGTTGCTACCTATCTCAAGGAACAGAATAAGGATATCAAGGTCATTGCGGTTGAGCCTGCAGGGTCTCCCGTACTTTCGGAAGGACATGCAGGCAAGCACAAGATACAAGGAATCGGCGCTGGTTTTGTACCGGAGGTCCTTAGGACTGAGCTGATTGATGAAGTCCTTACGGTCAGTGACGAAGAAGCCGCAGCAGGAGCAAAGGAACTTGCAAAATCCCAGCAGATCCTAGCCGGTATATCTTCCGGTGCCGCCTTTGCAGCAAGTCGAAAAGTAGTTGGAAGACAAGAGAGTCAAGGCAAGGTAATCGTCGTAATCTTCCCTGATGGCGGCGAAAGATATCTTTCTACAGGTCTCTTTGGCTAAAACTCATTTTTCATCCAATAAATGTTCTGAATTGGCTTCAAGTTTCTTGTCGTGGATTATTTCCACTTGCTTTGCTGAAGCTGCTTCCTTTGCATCTGCTGCTTGGGAAGCAGCGCCGGCGGCAAGCTGGCCCAGAGCCTTTGTCTTGGTATAGGTCGGAATCTTGAGGGTATAAAGGTACGATACTTTGTCCTGGGAAATCGAATCAATGAGGTACCAGCCGTGCTTGCTCATGGTCAGGTGGAACGTCTGCTGCTGTTGGTAACAATAGCAGTACGTATAGCCTTCCGGCTCTGTTACATCCTCATCTTCGTCAGAAGAGGAAAGATAGTCACTCGGTGAATAGAGCGTTGCTGTTGCCCTGTAGTATCCCTTTCCGAGATCTTGGATGGAAATGTCAGTCACACCGTAGATGTTGGTAGTGGCAGCAAGTGCTGGTTTGCCTTCGTCAATCCAAGTCTTGGGAGCGATGAAGGCTGGAACATTTTCGTATGCCATCCGGGTTTGCCTGGTGACAAACAATGTCGTTACTTCCGTTTCAACAGGGCTCTTCGTGCCACGTGAGAGGCTCGCATCAAGTTTTGTGACATCCAGGTCGTTCTGTGCCTGATAATAAGCCTGTATGACTTGTTCAGGTGCCATGTCAGCGGTGTAGGGAGGGGCAAGGGCTTCTTTGATCCTTGAAGCGGTAAAAGCGCCCACGATGATTATCGCTGCCGCTATGATTGTAATCTTTACGCCCTTATGCCGCCAGAATTTCTTTCTTTCGGCTTTTTTTGACTTTGCGACAAGAAATTCGTTCAATTTTTTATTTTTGTGCATTGTCTCTTCTGGATCCGGCAGCACTTCAAGGTTTTCAAGGTCCCAGCTTACATCCTTGAACCTTTCGATGAACCATTCCAAGGCAACCTGGGGATTCATGTTCCCGCTCAGCTCCCGTTGCTTGCCTAAGGGAAGCGTGAGGATACCGTCCAGGCGGCTGGCAAGCTTGGCGTCAAGTGACGGGGCAAAGACAGGGCCGCACAGCTTGAGCGGAATGATGCTGAATCCGGTTTCCCTCACATCTTCCCTTCCGAACGGCTTGAATCCTGTGATAGCATAGTAGTAGAACTGGGCCATCTGGTCGATCAGTGAGAAAGGCCTGTGCAGTTCGGCATGGATCCAGCCGGTACTGTTGTCAAAGCGGGCTTCGTTGGACACGCTTGAGGCAAAGATATCAGCAATATCGTGAGGAAGCAGCAGGACATCGCCTTCATCGGTGAAGAATATTCTCCACGCGCTCATTATGCCTCCATCCAAGTCAAGGAACGCATTGGTACAGAGCCTGAGCGCCTGTGCGAGGGCAGTGATAAGCTGTGGAGCCCTGTGCCTTAGGCCAAGTGCCAGCTCCGACATCGGATGGATATTCATCTTTTCGAAATAGACACAACGTTTTTCACCGATGACATTGAAGCCGCTCCAGAACCAAGGCCTGAGATTACCGTCGGTAAACAAGTAACCGGGTTGTTTTTCACCTTGAAGAAGGTAGCTTGGAATTTCCATGTCCTTGTTGCCGAACATGATCGCCGTGTATGTCTTTCCCTCGACTTCGATTGTCGTTATGTCTTTCTCAGTGAACACCGTTGCCCTCCTGGTTTGTCATCTTTGCGCACATGTGATAGACCGTCTTTCCTGTTGCAGTGATTTCGTCAATTGTCTTGCCTCTTTTCCCTTTTGCTTCTGTTCCCAGTATCTGCCAGATACCTTGGGGAAAGGCTCTCTGGATGGCTTCAATGATGGAAGCGCCGCAGGCAGAGATTTCCTTTTTCCGCAACGGTAGGAGCAGCGGTGTCTTGTTGACCAAGAGCTTGGCAAAAGCCGTTGCCTGAGTGGTGCAGGAAAGTGGATCAGCAGCTGCATTGCAGTTGCTGCTGACTATGGTCAATGTTCTTCCATTTTGCGTAATTCTTCCTATGAGGCCTGCCAGTTTCTTTACTTGGTCGGCCTTTTCAGCCATACAGCAGATAGGAAGGACCGTTGCCTTCGGAAGCATCGTCTGGATGAATGGCAGATTCAGCTCAAGGGCACATTCTTCCTCAAGATAACTGTTTCCTGATGATATGAAGGAGAATTCCTTGCAAAGTCGGTCTGCTGTCTGTTTTTCGAACTGTACCGTTCCCAGCGGTGTTTCTATTGATTCATCGGCAGGAACAGACAGGAATGCGTTGCCTTCGCTTTCCAACTTACCTTGGTGGCTGGGGTAAAGGAACAGCACACGGTCAAAAAGGGAGGCATCGATTGTGGCATAGGCAAGGACAAGCAGGTCTGCAATGTAATCATAGGCTGCATGCGGAGTCAGAAGTACCATCATATCGGCATCACTGTCTTTTCTTTCTGATGCGGCTACGGTATAGGAGTGCAATTGTCTTTGGTCACTCGGATAGAATATATCCTGATGATAGGTATGCATGTCAGGCCTCCTTTTCAGAAAATAATCGTTCAAGACGCTTTTCGTCTATCTCAGCGACGATGTTTTTTTCATGAGTCGGCAATACGAGCCCCAACGGACCGTCCTTGGCCCTTCTCAGATACTTGACTTGTGTAAAATAAAGGTCTGCCTTTCCACTGTTCTTTGCTCTTGAATAGGTTATGGCAAGGTTTGCGGCATCCAGGATGACGTCCAAGGGGATGCTCTTGTCTTTTTGAGCCTTGATGAATACATAGCCTCCCGGATAATCCCGGGTATGCATCCACCAATCATTGCCTCTGGTATATCGGCGTAGCAACTGATCGTTTTCCTTTGCATTCCTGCCTACGAGCAGAGTAAAGGAACCACTGTGCAATACCAATCCTACAGTCGGTACTGCCTTTGGTTTGTCTGCAGTCTGTTCACCCAAGGCTTTCTTGAATCGTCTTATATCGCTCTCATCATCTGTATGGGAAAGCAGGTGCTCATAGTAGGCCTGTTGCTTCCTGTAGTTTTCAAGAGCCTGTCTGTATTCTTCCTGGGCGTTCTGGAACGTACCTTTTTTCTTTTGGTACTTCTGATAGTACAGCTCGATGTTCTGTTTGGAACTGAGTTTCGGGTCCAGTATAAGCAGCCGTTTTCCACCATTGAACCAGTCGTCGACCTCAAGCTGGTGCTGGTCTGCTTTCAAGAGGTACAAGTTGGAAGCAAGAAGATCTCCGTTCTGCTTGTCATGTTCGAAATTTTCATTTGCATGTTGCCTTGCAAGCAATGCCTTGACACTTCCTTCCAGTTCCCTGAGCTTCCTGTCCCGTTGCTGTTCGATACGTTGCCTCAGCTGGGCAGCAGTTTCATCAGTACTTTTTCGTCCATATGCAAGTTCTATCTGGCGGTTGAATGATAGGCCTTCTTCCCGAGGACGGATAGGGAACCTGCCGTCATCTTCTTTTGGTTCGGGCAGAGGGAAGGGCTTTCCTGCGGTTTCATCCCGCCCCGGCCGTCTGTAGAGTAGCTCACTGATGACAAGCTTGTCATCAGTAATGATGATGTTTGCGCCGGCACCGGAATAGAGCCTGAAGAAAACATGCAGATGTCCTGTGGTGTCTTCCATGTGGAGATGCAGTATCCTGTCTCCTGGTATCGTTGATGCCTCCACGATCCTGCATCCTTCCAAGTGTGCCCTGCAGTACTGGATGAACCGTTGCAGCTTGCTTGTCTTTCCCGTCTGGGTCGGTGCAGTTTTTTCTGTTTCCCTGTGGATCCTGGCATTTGGGGTACCGATTTCCGTATACAAGGTCCATCGGCCCTCATCGGGATGATGGAATGACCATGACAGGCTATGGAAATCGTGCTGTACAACTGACTGCAGCCTGCTTTCTTTCAAAGGCAATTCACTGCAGATGAGCTGAAGTTCACGCCAGTTCAAAGACATGATGCCTCCCTTTTCCATTCTTCTGCAATTTCTCCGGCAAGATAGAATGAGCCGCAGACGAGGATGGCTCCTTCGGCTGGGCATCGTTGCCTTGCTTCCTTCAATGCTGCATCTGCCCCTATTTCAAGCAGTATGTCATGTGTATTGTCCGTATCCTGTTGCATGAACAGTTCGTACAAGGACTGCATGTCACTTTTCTTATAGGTCCCTGGCCTGCAGAGTATGATGGTCTTGTAGCTGTGGAGCAGCAGGTGCGCCATATGCAGATGATCTTTGCCTTGGATGGCTCCGAAAATGACGATTGTCTTTTCAGGGGCATAGAGCTGTTCCATCGAATCAATGAGAGCCTTGAGGCTGTGGTCTGTATGGGCACCGTCGATGTAAATCGGCGGATCATCGGAAATCTTTTCGAATCTTCCAGGTAGCGTACAGCTTTCCATGGCAACTTTTGAAGCTGGGGCATAGAGCTTGAGGATCCTCAGGCAGAGGAGGGCAAGTGCGCAGTTGGCGGCCATGACCCGTCCTTTCATGGCTAGGGTAAAGTGTTCTTCGAACACAGGTCTATCGTGCCATGTTGTTTCCTTCAGGTGCCATTTGGCGGTATCTTCGGTAATTTTCCATCGATAGGTTGCGATTTCTCCATCTGTAGTCGTCTTGCTCTCCATATCAAGCAACAGGTCTGAAAGCAACCACTGGGGACTATGGACATCCTTTGCCTGAGAGGCCATGACATTTCTGGCTTCAGGCAGCAAGGCTGCGACAAAGGAAGGGATTCCTTCCTTTATTATTTTGCTTTTTTCCGTGGCAATGGCATGGATGGTCTTGCCAAGTATCTGTGTGTGTTCGAGTTCAATCGGACAGAGGACGGAAGCTATGGGCGTGATTGTGTTCGTAGCATCCAGCCTTCCTCCCAAACCTGTTTCAATGACGGCATACTTGCAACCCCATGCGGAAAAGAGCATGAAGGCATACAGCGTATACAGCTCAAAGGTGGTGACTGAAGTTTCTCCCCATTCATCGCTGAAGCAAAAACCTTCCAGTCCTTCCCTGAGTCTGTTGCCGACTTTGACAAGAAATTGATCGGGAAAGAAAGTACCGCAGAGCGAAAAACGTTCCCTGTAATCGATCAAGTGGGGAGAAGCATACAGACCGGTCTTGAAACCTTGGGCCTGGATGGCCGAGGCGAGAAACATGGCAGTACTTCCCTTGCCTTTGCTTCCTGCTACATGTATGGCTTGGAAATCTTTTTCCGGATGAGCAAAATGGTCAAGCAGTGCACGCATCCTGTCCAGCCTATAGACTCTGGTAGTGTAATGGTCTGTCTGCTTTTCAAGGTTTGTGAAACTTTCCATATAGGAAATGATATCGTCAAAAGTTTCGAAACAATGTTTCGGCGTATTATTCATAGCAAGACTGTACCCTCAAATTTCTTTTTTGTGAACTACCGGCAGGCTTCCTGCAGAGGGAAGGAATTGCCATTGTCTTTACCCCAATTTAGATGTTTTGTGTAACAATACCCCTAGTAGTTGACAGATTTAAAAAAAATGTAATATTAACGGCTTGATTTTCTGAAAAGAGCTGAATTATCATTGTAACGTCATTAAGAGATCGTTGTTTGGAGGAGAGCTGATGAAGAGACAGGATGACCGCCCGTGGAGGACTCTGGATCCGTTCAGAGGGAAAATGTTCACTGGAGAATGGCCGACACTTGTCGAACTGTTTGATATAACCTGCAAACGGTTTCCGCACAGACCTTGCTTCAGGCAGTTTATTCCAGAGGACTGGACCCTTGATTTTACCCAGGCGCATGACCATATCATCGGCATTGCCAACTATATCCTTGCACAGGGAACCAAGAAGGGTGACAAGATAGCAGTCAGTGGCAAGAACAGCTGTGAATGGGCCCTTGCCTATTTAGGTGCGATTTATGCAGGATGTGTCATTGTTCCTTTGGATGCGGCCCTGAAACTGCCGGAAATGGAACATTTCATGGAATTTGCAGGCGTCAAGGGAGCTTTTCTCGACAATGACAAGCTGCAGAAGCTTTCTGCTGAAGGGGGAAGCAGACTTTCCTTTGCCTTGGGCCTTGATAAAGTTTCCGGCGATGCTTATCTGCTTGACCATGAGATTGCGGGGCCACTGTCCGAAGATGCCCCGAAAGCTATCTCTGGCGACGTGGCGGCTATTCTCTTTACCAGTGGTACGACCGGAATTCCGAAGGGCGTACAGCTGACCCATGAGAATATAGTGTCTGATACATTCCTGGCTGAATGTTATATGCCGGTCGATGCCTATGACGTATGGTATGCGATTCTCCCTATCCATCATGCTTATACGATGGTGGCTGTCTTTATGGAAGGAATAGCAACCGGCGCAGAAGTCGTCTTTGGCAAGCGCCTGGCAATCAACCAGCTTTTCAAGGAACTGAGGGACGGAAAGGTTACCATGTTCCTTGCCGTGCCGATGCTGTTCAACAAACTGTTGTCCGGGCTTATGGAAGGCATAAAGAAGAAATCCATCATAGCCTATGGCCTGATCCGGTTCGGAATGGGATTTTCCGGTTTTGTAAAGAAGCTTACGGGCAAGAACATAGGCAGAAAACTGTTCGGCGGGTTGCTTCGCAACATTGCCCTTGAAAGCAACAGGATCTGTATCTGCGGCGGCGGTCCTCTTCCTGCATCAACTTTCAAAATGTACAACCAGTTGGGAATTGATTTCGTGCAGGGATATGGCTTGACGGAAGCAAGTCCCATTACGCACCTCAATCCTGTCGATGCCTATAAGGAAACATCGGTAGGCAAGTTGTTCCCGACACTTGAACAGAAGATCGTGGATCCTGACGAAGACGGCAATGGCTTGCTGTATATCAAGGGATCTGTAGTCATGAAGGGCTATTATAACAATCCTGAAGCGACTGCTGAGGTACTGGCTGAAGATGGTTGGCTGAATACCGGTGATGTGGGACACTTGGATGATGAGGGATACCTTTACTTGACCGGACGCAAGAGAAACATCATCGTGACTGAGGGAGGCAAGAATGTCTTTCCTGAGGAAGTCGAGGATCATTTCCAGCTATACAATGAAATTGAACAGATCTGTGTCTGCAGCTACGTGAAGGACAAGGATATGAAGATCGAGGGTATACGTGCGATAGTCTATCCGTCTGAAGCATTGCGGAACAAATATGCTGAAGGAAAAGTATTGCAGACAAAAGTCCAGACAGTCATTGACCAGGTGAACAAGGGACTGCCTTCCTATGAAAAGATTGAGAAGTTGGTCATATCCATGCAGCCGTTGCCGGAGACGAGTACCAAGAAAGTAAAGCGTTTTGAGGTTGCAAAAATCTTTGAAGATCAATAGTATGCAGCTATGAACAGCAGTGTAAGGAATTTTCTCCGTGCGCAAGCGCACGATGTACATCCGATAGTAATGGTCGGCAAGGGTGGCTATGATGAAATGGTGGCAAAGGCCTTGGACGAGGCTTTGCTTCATCATGAACTGGTAAAAGTCAAGTTTCAGGCCAACAGGGACCAGATGGAACAGATTGCCTCTCAGTTGGCGGTGGCCACAAACTCCGAACTGGTCGGTAAGATCGGCTTCATCTCCATTTTCTATAGGGAAAGTGAGGAACATCTTATCACGATGCCAAGGGCCCTATTCAAATAGCAGGAAGGAACCGATGAAAAGACTCCAGCGGTCCTTTCTTCTATTGAAAGACTGGTGTCGGTTTTGGCCGTAGGGAGAAGTATAAGGCAGGGTGTTTCCTGCCTGAGTCTGTATGTATATGTTTTTCAAATAATTTTCTCTTTTGCCATCCGAAACTTTCATTTGAACGGTTCAGTCATCTGTCTCCGTTCATTTTTTGTCTGTACATGGCATGAGTTGGCAGATTTAAGGATTTACTAGTCAAGTTGCTAATCATAAAGCAAATACAAAGCCCGGCCAAATCTTCAATCAATATGTATAGAACTTGGCGAACTGTCAGCAAGGGGCAGGTGTAGGGGCCTTGCAATTGATATGGTACCGTACAATCGGTAGAATGAAGCCAAGGAGTTGACTATGGTCTATATCATTCTGGCGATTGTCGTTGTCTTGCTGCTCATCTATATCTCACTGTACAACAGCTTGGTACGTCTGAGAAACCGGAGCGAAGAAGCAGAAGCACAGATCGGCGCTCATGAAAAACAGCGGTACGATCTTATTCCGAATCTTGTTGAAACTGTCAAAGGGTATGCAGCCCATGAGAAAGGTACCCTTGAAGCTGTCGTAGCGGCACGGAACAAAGCTATTTCTTCTACGGGTATAAGTGAATCGGATGCAAGCAACAAGGAACTGAGCAATGCCTTAGGTAAATTGTTTGCCTTGGCAGAAGCCTATCCGCAGCTCAAGGCCAATGAAAATTTCATGAACTTGCAGCAGACTCTCAGTGCCGTGGAAGAGAAGATTCTCAATGCAAGAAAGTATTACAATGCCGTCGTGAGGGAATTCAATACCCGTTGTGAGACATTTCCTTCAAATCTAGCTGCAAGCATGGGACACTTTTCCAAGAAGCCATATCTTGAGATCGAAGAGGCTGCAAAGCAGAACGTCAAGGTCAGTTTCTAATCCATATCGGGTGTGAACAGGTTCTTGATTTTCTTTTTATGTCCTGTGCGTTTCAATAACCATCGGGTAACTTCCCTGCCATTGGCGGGGAAGAATATCCACATTGCAATGTAGTAATCAAGTGAACAAAGTCCGAACGCTGCACAGAAATAGGGCAATGCCGGCAGATTGATTTTGGAGAGAAGCCAATCTGTTGCCAGAGCCGTGCACATCAGCATGCTGAAATTCTTGGCAAAATCAATCATGTAAGGTTTCATGCTTTTGTGAAAACCATATTTGTGCACCATGTATGGTTCTATCCAGCTGCTGGTAAGAAGTTCACTGATGACGATTCCTAAAAAAATACCTGCTGCTTTGTAATACAAGCCGAATATATAGGAAAGCAGGACACTGAGGACAGTCTGGAGAACCGGCTTGTAGCGGTCTTGGTAAAATATGCCGTAGCTGCTCTCATAGATAGTTGCGATCAACCTTTTGTAAAGCAGGTATTGGGTCATGGAAATCAGGAACTACCGTTTTCGTAGAGAAGGTCGCTGCCTGTGGGTAAACCAGATGGAAAAACGGGTTGAAGCACGCAATGAGGATGATGGCAAGGTAGCCGATGCTGAGAGAATAGATATGGTTGATTTTTACGAACCATTGGTAGCAATACTCGGGGCTTTCCATCGTACAGAGGTTGCCTATGCTTGATTCTATGGATTTCTGCATCATGGCAATGCCTGTGGCAAG from Spirochaetia bacterium harbors:
- a CDS encoding YfcE family phosphodiesterase; protein product: MRYACISDIHGNLPAFTAVIKDLSLQDIDGVIFLGDLVFLGLYPQECFDALEQLNPIICIKGNTDGNLEEVKTFTPSSEFEQELLDLILFCDDRLTSLAKETIASWPIARPLQDFLCCHGSPYSFKESLSDKGSLSHELKQKLSKEQAHIILAGHTHHSCDFSTMGKRIINPGAIGYAFDGDRRASYAILDGKKVEFRHVAYDWQEYLAELNAQIKKYPLLKSIAYAIEHARPMQFN
- a CDS encoding DUF434 domain-containing protein; protein product: MNDEIAGNEPRHVRRGYCPSDEQQFTGESRLRLESGAEDIIYLLDRGYSMDSAISFVGNHRRLTARQRLALMRLSASTQQIEGRSARCLPSVALQESDVYIDGFNIIITLETALSHSLLLSGRDRVVRDLAGVRGTYRIIDVTESAIRLLFSFLASLSVRKATILLDAPVSNSGRLSWLLEQLAGMYPLQVDSMAVPDADRILGKQECVMTGDSVILDRCSHWYNLVRNMLPLLGDYWLFDL
- the cysK gene encoding cysteine synthase A, whose product is MQTAKSIVDLIGNTPLVELKLSTDRISDVRLLAKLEQANATGSVKARIAKAMIEGAEERGELKPGSVIIEATSGNTGVALSAIGVSKGYRTIIVMPSSMSEERRQLIAAYGAELVLTDGSLGMKGAIEKAQALSQEIPGSFIPSQFTNADNPKVHYRTTGPEIWKATEGKVDVLVAGVGTGGTLTGVATYLKEQNKDIKVIAVEPAGSPVLSEGHAGKHKIQGIGAGFVPEVLRTELIDEVLTVSDEEAAAGAKELAKSQQILAGISSGAAFAASRKVVGRQESQGKVIVVIFPDGGERYLSTGLFG
- the amrB gene encoding AmmeMemoRadiSam system protein B is translated as MHTYHQDIFYPSDQRQLHSYTVAASERKDSDADMMVLLTPHAAYDYIADLLVLAYATIDASLFDRVLFLYPSHQGKLESEGNAFLSVPADESIETPLGTVQFEKQTADRLCKEFSFISSGNSYLEEECALELNLPFIQTMLPKATVLPICCMAEKADQVKKLAGLIGRITQNGRTLTIVSSNCNAAADPLSCTTQATAFAKLLVNKTPLLLPLRKKEISACGASIIEAIQRAFPQGIWQILGTEAKGKRGKTIDEITATGKTVYHMCAKMTNQEGNGVH
- a CDS encoding NFACT RNA binding domain-containing protein, translated to MSLNWRELQLICSELPLKESRLQSVVQHDFHSLSWSFHHPDEGRWTLYTEIGTPNARIHRETEKTAPTQTGKTSKLQRFIQYCRAHLEGCRIVEASTIPGDRILHLHMEDTTGHLHVFFRLYSGAGANIIITDDKLVISELLYRRPGRDETAGKPFPLPEPKEDDGRFPIRPREEGLSFNRQIELAYGRKSTDETAAQLRQRIEQQRDRKLRELEGSVKALLARQHANENFEHDKQNGDLLASNLYLLKADQHQLEVDDWFNGGKRLLILDPKLSSKQNIELYYQKYQKKKGTFQNAQEEYRQALENYRKQQAYYEHLLSHTDDESDIRRFKKALGEQTADKPKAVPTVGLVLHSGSFTLLVGRNAKENDQLLRRYTRGNDWWMHTRDYPGGYVFIKAQKDKSIPLDVILDAANLAITYSRAKNSGKADLYFTQVKYLRRAKDGPLGLVLPTHEKNIVAEIDEKRLERLFSEKEA
- a CDS encoding bifunctional folylpolyglutamate synthase/dihydrofolate synthase, with the translated sequence MNNTPKHCFETFDDIISYMESFTNLEKQTDHYTTRVYRLDRMRALLDHFAHPEKDFQAIHVAGSKGKGSTAMFLASAIQAQGFKTGLYASPHLIDYRERFSLCGTFFPDQFLVKVGNRLREGLEGFCFSDEWGETSVTTFELYTLYAFMLFSAWGCKYAVIETGLGGRLDATNTITPIASVLCPIELEHTQILGKTIHAIATEKSKIIKEGIPSFVAALLPEARNVMASQAKDVHSPQWLLSDLLLDMESKTTTDGEIATYRWKITEDTAKWHLKETTWHDRPVFEEHFTLAMKGRVMAANCALALLCLRILKLYAPASKVAMESCTLPGRFEKISDDPPIYIDGAHTDHSLKALIDSMEQLYAPEKTIVIFGAIQGKDHLHMAHLLLHSYKTIILCRPGTYKKSDMQSLYELFMQQDTDNTHDILLEIGADAALKEARQRCPAEGAILVCGSFYLAGEIAEEWKREASCL
- a CDS encoding acyl--CoA ligase yields the protein MKRQDDRPWRTLDPFRGKMFTGEWPTLVELFDITCKRFPHRPCFRQFIPEDWTLDFTQAHDHIIGIANYILAQGTKKGDKIAVSGKNSCEWALAYLGAIYAGCVIVPLDAALKLPEMEHFMEFAGVKGAFLDNDKLQKLSAEGGSRLSFALGLDKVSGDAYLLDHEIAGPLSEDAPKAISGDVAAILFTSGTTGIPKGVQLTHENIVSDTFLAECYMPVDAYDVWYAILPIHHAYTMVAVFMEGIATGAEVVFGKRLAINQLFKELRDGKVTMFLAVPMLFNKLLSGLMEGIKKKSIIAYGLIRFGMGFSGFVKKLTGKNIGRKLFGGLLRNIALESNRICICGGGPLPASTFKMYNQLGIDFVQGYGLTEASPITHLNPVDAYKETSVGKLFPTLEQKIVDPDEDGNGLLYIKGSVVMKGYYNNPEATAEVLAEDGWLNTGDVGHLDDEGYLYLTGRKRNIIVTEGGKNVFPEEVEDHFQLYNEIEQICVCSYVKDKDMKIEGIRAIVYPSEALRNKYAEGKVLQTKVQTVIDQVNKGLPSYEKIEKLVISMQPLPETSTKKVKRFEVAKIFEDQ
- a CDS encoding YhbY family RNA-binding protein, encoding MNSSVRNFLRAQAHDVHPIVMVGKGGYDEMVAKALDEALLHHELVKVKFQANRDQMEQIASQLAVATNSELVGKIGFISIFYRESEEHLITMPRALFK
- a CDS encoding LemA family protein, giving the protein MTMVYIILAIVVVLLLIYISLYNSLVRLRNRSEEAEAQIGAHEKQRYDLIPNLVETVKGYAAHEKGTLEAVVAARNKAISSTGISESDASNKELSNALGKLFALAEAYPQLKANENFMNLQQTLSAVEEKILNARKYYNAVVREFNTRCETFPSNLAASMGHFSKKPYLEIEEAAKQNVKVSF